GTTTGTTGGTACCCATCTGGACAGAcaggcaaaagtagtgcactggttATGCCAGAATTATAATACCATTAAGCCAATCCTTTCGGCCAAACTAAAAACAAATGAAGGTATGTTATaacatgctgctactactacttatATTACACCTGTAATAACAGTGATATCTTAGTGTATAAGGTGTATATGATACAAAGACTGTTCTGACCTGCAGGCCGATGACATTGCGCCCTTCCTTCAGCATGTCTGGGGCGAAACGGCGCTGGTGTGCTGTTGCATACTTCACTCCCATGTCATGCTTGGAGTGGAAACCTTTGGACTGGGCCTGGTGAAAGAGGGGAAGGTTAGAAAAAGTTATGGATCCTCACGTGAAGTAGAAGTAGGTTTCTTACAATCCACTGACAATACtttctacatacagtacagtacaatgtaCTGAGATTCCTCTATGGGTTTCCACTCACAATTCCAGCCAGCGTGATGAGCGTGCTCTGGACCTGGGTGTAGTTGGTATTCTCAAACAGGTCGTTGGCCTCAAACAGATCGTATGGCTTCATACCATAAACTGTGATGGCTCGGACAAAATTGCCAATGTTTTCCAGCTGGGCAATGAAAAGGAAGAAGAATTAGCCAAGAGCAAATGGTCCACTGATGTAAAAGCAAGAATACAAACAAAGAGGACACCAGTTACtgagttatttgttatttttatattgtcATATCTTTAAATAATCATTCTATTTGAGACTCAGGACTTCAGAATGATCAGCTGTGTGGGGTTTTCTTCAAAGCCCTACTCACCAGTTGGATAATCTTTTTCTCTTTTATTCCTGACAAAGGGACCACCACATGTGAGTGCATTGATTCTTAGTAACATTGTATGTCATGGATGATTCTTTGGAAGTGCCTCAACAAACACTTAAAAGTGCTGTTTTCTTTTTGAATATCATATAAAGAGATCTGAAGACGCACGCTGAGATATGCCTCATTAAACAACGTAGCTGCAGCTTggaatgtaaataaataaacactatGCCAAGCAAAAGACTACCTATCTGGTTACATATTTTAGCGAGTTCAGTGGATGAAAGGTATGGAGTGGAAAAAACGACTGACTCTTGGCATGCTTATGCTGCTCAATACTAAGCAAAGTATCTATAAtaactatagcctactgcacgtCATGATGGGCAGGATGttatataataatacaaaaacaatCATTCTGTCTCAGAACAAGCTTACCTGATGCCAGTTTTGCGGGGAAGTGTTAATCtttctcacagatcctggctGAAGTGTGTTGATAAGTCTACACACAAGGAAAGAGAAAGCCCAGAACAACAGTCAAAATACTGTTCTGactttgagtggcccagtcatCATTAACAGTGGGGAAATGAATGAGACTGAACGATATTGGAAGCAACAGAAAGTAATATGGTGATATGACACACAATATGCTCTGCCATTCTGCATGACATTCTGCACGGCCACAGTACTGAGGAGAGTATCGCTCACTCACTCGCACAAGATGACCCCATCCTTTAGGTTCTCCATGAAAGGATCAGCGATCTTCTTGCCTGTTACATCCTGGATCCACAGCCTCAGCTCCTCCTCCTTCTGGGGGTCATACTTCTGGGCCAACTGAAGaggcattcggaaagttttcagaccccttcactttttccacattttgttacatttcagccttattctaaaaatgattaagtTATTATTTttcctctacacacaataccccataatgacaaagcgaaaacaacgcattgaaggggtctgaatactttccggatgcactATAAATGTGTTGGATTTGACTTCATCCTAACATCTGCAAACACTCAGGTTAATGTCTTGTAACTGTCAGTTCTGCGTGATGAATGATCTTGTGACAGGTGCTTGGCTACCTGAAAAATACAAATGATCTTACAACAAACTGTAACTATAGTTAAAGAGTCATAGAACTATGATATTCATCAGAGCTATTATCcctccttcccctttttcctttcTCATCTTGTAACAGAGGGATAACATTCCTCTCCACTTTCCTTTGAAAGCCTACCCATTGTAATAAAACCTAAAGATGAAGATTAgagttaaaaaaaacaacaggAAGAAAATGAAAAATGGCCAAGGGACATTCCTGCATGGAGAAACACTGATTCTCCGCTTCCTTGTATTTCCCTATTGGCACAAACGCATCCCCCTAATACCAGAACTTCTATGGTGGGTCTGTAGCCCCCCTCTCGCTCTGCGCTCTCTCCTTTTCTGAATGTTCTGCTCACTCACAGACTGGGAGAGGGCTTGTGAGACCAGGAGCCAACACAAACAGGTATTTCAAAGCAGCAGGGTTTGCGTAGCTTCCAGTCCATCACACCAAACTTGGGAGAAACAGCTCTCCCTATTACTCCTCCctgtgctccctctctccctctgggtTTTCCGGAATCTGTCCTTTTACAGTGAGGCGCTCTACTCAGGCAAACCACATCTGATAATGAGATGCCAAGACCTGCAGACAGCACTTGCATCCAGCCAAGGTATTTTGGTCAGAGTTTCATTTAACTGTGTCAGGAGGTCAGGAATGTAATCAGAACTGGttcatttatttaaaaatgtataagTCTTTGATGCCAAAATTGGCACCTATCCATTGATTCTATCAGTGTTTTTCATGTATGAAATCAGTGGAGAGAATATACATTAAATCAGTGTAGGTCATGGCATAAGGAATAAAATGGTTTAAGTTGATACAAACGGGTTAAAGTAAGACGGAACGGTCCAGTATGGAGTACTGGCAAAATAAAGAGTGGGTTTACGTCACACCGGTAAAACATAAAcctatcacaataattaaaacaGATTTCAAGAAAACTGTAGGCTATCACACTATTTATCATACCGCATGTCATTCGCATGAAAAATGAGCGAATAGACTTAAAAACTTGTGGAATACGCTCCAAAACGCAGTGGTTCAACAACAACACTGACATTTTGCGGCAGAGATGAGAGGCCAAGACCGAGATGCGCGCGGACAGCAGTGTACACATCAATTCAGGTTACAAGACCTAATGGCCTAATGAAGGACAATCACCGAATGTCATTCagaacactttttggtgttttgtaaatgATGTATCTTTTCATTTATCAAAAGGCACTGCTATCTGGATGCCGGAATTATTTTAGCATGTTGTAGCATTATAGTTGGAATAGTAACTgaagtctggacactgactgtaggcctcacATGTCGCCTATTATAATgttaactcctgcagaatgaaGTGTTCCTCACAGTAAAATTATAGACCAAATGCTAATTTTGTCTCGGGAACAGGAGTGAAGAAATacgatttatttatttcagcatcttgagagaatgagaTTGAGGCTTTTAGGGACCTGTTGTGTAGCCTTAAAGTGCACTTTTCTTCAGCTACATAAAACTGACAGTACTTCATTTTCAGCCACATTAAATATGCATCCAAGACTAACTGAAAtactatcagaaacatgttggatcGTTTTCACAGCTTTTCATTTCCTTTAAACCGGTCAAACAGATGTCATTTGGAAATCTCCCTGGTCCCTAAACGTCCTCGCTCCGTGAGAGAAGCAGAAATTAAAGAGAAACTTTAACTATGTCACCTATACGGAACAAAGActtaaacgcaacatgcaacaatatcaaagattttactgagttacagttcatagaaagaaatcagtcaattgaaataaattcattcacATGACTAGGTAGGGGCGCCGGGGTTGGCATAGGCCCACCAACtcgggagccaggtccacccactggtgagtcaggcccagccaatcagaatgagttcttccccacaaaagggctttattacagacaggaatactcctcagcacccccactCCCCCTCCTCAGACGATCATGCAGGTGAAGAaggtggatgtggaggtcctgggctggcatggttacatgtggtctgcggttgtgaggccagttggacatactgccaaattctctaaaacaacgttgtaGGCGGCTTATAGtcaagaaatgaacattaaaattgtctggcaactgctctgttagacattcctgcagtcggcaTGCCAACTGCATGCTCCCTCAAGACATCTAAGACATCTGCAACATTGTGTTATATGACAAAACTGctagtggcattttattgtccccagcacaaggtgcacctgtgtaatgatcatgtggtttaatcagcttcttgatatgccacacctggcaaaggggaaatgctcactaacagggatgcaaacacatttgtgcacaacattttagagaaataagcttttagtgcacatggaacatttcggggatcttttatttcaactcatggaaaatgggaccaacactttacatgtcacgtctatatttttgttcagtatagattgtAGATGATGCACTGATCATTCTATTGATTTATTCCATCATTAGCAAGTCTTCTAGTATTCTAGATGAGCATCAAGTCAAGTAATGAAAGAAGAGGAGCTGTAAGGATCTAATTacagacaagttgactaacaaatgtaacaaaatataaaGCAGAAATATATCTAAATATAGCTTAAAAACTATTCCCGCACCCCGGTTGTTCAGACGTCCCTGAGTAACTTGCGCAGGTAGCCTACATTAGCCTTTTGAAATAATTGATTGACACTCAGATGAAAACACATGACAGGTCATgtttatgccacattaaaaggtaggctagtacattttaaaagttaaaggaCAAATCTTTACTATTAGGCCtgtagagatcctattaaattaatagggattctatatgtaattctatgattaggCCCATATAGACTTTCTTTAAGTGTGTACACACATAGGAGGTCCCTGTACCGGGAATACATTACATTTACTTTCACCCCTGGATACAAACAATCATGTTGAAGGTTGACATTCCAGTGAATCCATAAGGCTTTGTTCTGTCTGCCTCAACAGTGTTTTGTCATTCCCCACTGGAGTGTAAATTGTTTACAGAGACACTTGCTCAGGTTGTAAGACAGAGCTCAGGGACACCTTAAAAGGAGGTTTAGGTCTCTGGAGCCTATCCACTGTCATCGGATGTcatgccatatatatatatatatatatatatatactgactgATACACTATTGAATATGACCTATTTCTATACTACAGCACTAATGACCATGGTGGCCAAGTATAAGGAAATGTTTGTTTGAAGAGTGCCCCTATGAAAGTATGGACAGGAAACCACTATGTATGCAGGAACCAGGGCTCTTCCAACACGATAACGTTGATGATAGGATAGCAAATTCAGTTGCAATGGCCGACATGGAGTTGGGAGTTTGGAATATCCTGGGATAGTTATTTGATCCCATTGGCAGAGTCATGCTGTGTCCAAGCTGAACATGGGTTGTCAGCAGTtatgacacacgcacacacatattgTGCATCCCTGTCATTGCACTGTCACTGAAAATACAATCTCTCCCAAACATCAGTGGATGTTGATTGCACAGTCGCCTacatggtaggcctacagtagctGGTCCATAGACTCTTGATGACTCATTTAATTCTCGCCTAGACTTTAATCTgaagttcaaacaataacaaagcggacaAACGCCACTGATTTGGTAAAATAGCTTAGGGAtgggtctgtagaaatgtaaccaCTGATGGGTTCTGATGATGGGGTAAGAACAACGAACTAAGCTAATGAAGGATTTATAAgtcatattcttcaagaatcaatgggtatcacgaatttaaaagtccaaaatgAATATAGCGATCACAGATTGaccctttaaaaatatatatacatactggTAGCCTTCTAGAGACACCTTGAAATCAGGCCTTGTGGGCTCATCTGGGAGTAATTATGTCATTGTGCTCTgtgacagacaggtgaggtgatATCACCTGTAATCTAAACGACCCAGTTCGAAGTTATGAATCAGAGACAATTGGTTTGGATGCCCTGACATATTAAACGATAAAGTAAACTGTCAGAATGGTAGGCTGCCATTTATCAGTATAGACCTAGGCCCTAGACCTAATGATTAATCCATGATCACCATTGACAGTCCAATTTGACGGTCCAAAAAGCCTATTCGACAAAATCTCTTAACAGAAAGCAAAAATATTTTATTGGCCCTCGATATATCATTGGTTTCCCTACAACTAATAAATCTGAGAAGATGCACGTAGTGACAACAAGATATGCGAGCGTCAAGTGCGCACCTTCCTGAGCGCGAGCATTCTCTTGGCCCACTGATGTCAATTACGCAAAGACCCCATTATtttcatttcaattaaaaggaAAGCTACATGACATGCGAGATACATACCTTACTTTTGACCTCAGCAGAAAGTCCGAAGGATGGTCCACCTTTGAAATTCTTTGACATAGTTATCTTTGATTATTCACAGAGGAGATTTAAAAATGGTGAAATACACCCCTCTATCCTGGCACGAGAAAACCCACAGCAAAGTCCTCTTTCTCCCTGGACTCCAATGGATATGACAGACCCGCGGATTCAGATTCTGTAACGTTCTTGCTCGCTCTGGTGAGGCTGTGGACCACTTTGCAACACTTTTCTCAATCTTTTTTAAACTCTTCCCATCTGTGGATTTCTGGAGTGCGGCGCGATTGGCTAGGGCCACCATCCAATCCCGACGTTGCCTCTTCCTCTGGGTGATGTCACCAGTATGGCATTAGACTGGCTCAGTGTCACTTTTTCCACCTTAAGGGGAATTGGATGTTGGATGGATGATCCTTTTCAATTGCCTAATTTTACTGCATCCAATTTCACTTTCATTACCAAATGAAATAAATATCAAGCACATCACAAATTCATAGACCTATAGCTATTATTAAATAGTTGAGGGTCTAGCTCACAATCACAGGTCAAGGCAGACCTTTAGAGTTTTGAATTACACATTTAACTTTATATTTATACAAAGTATTATAAAGTAATATTTATACATGCTGCAAGGTGTTTCATTACTGTAGATGTAGATCCTATATGACAGAATTATTTGTCAGGCCTGAAAGTATTCACCCATCCATCATAAACCTGAAGAAGCTTGGTTTACATTGTTGGGCAAAGAGGTTCAAGACCAGCGTAACCCTAATTGTGGTCATGGTCAAGGATGGTTAAGAAAGCAGATATGGAAAAGCTAGGCTAAATGGGTACTTTCTCACTTGAgaatatttaattggtcactttCTTATGTAAAATGATTTCAGTATGAATAGCAATATGATTCATCCTGATAATAATACATTAAATGTATCCCAAATGTATTTACGTAGTGATTCACATTTTATATATATTCTTCCTTTACCATTTTCAACCCTGATGCTCTACAATTCCTGTCTTAGTTTTTCCATAACAAACTTTGAACTAAATACCACaatctactttaaaaaaaaaatatctttgGAAAGAAGCCAAGAAAAAGTGCTAAACACCCTTGTTGGCAAGTGTTTTTCTACCATCTTGTCAATACCTCTACAACACCTCCATACACCCCCTATACCCACACATATAGTATAGTGTGTTCCATAGAGTTTCATTTGAGGTCGTTGGTCTGATCTATATGGCTTGGGGGCCTGACGTCACTTGGAACAATGAGCTGGTTTTCCTCTTATACCCCAGTGTTTCACTCCGCTGCTCTGCTCGTCCACAGGCAGATGACAAGGGAATGGAATGCAAAGCCAGCGGGCTGTGGAGTGTCAAAGGGGAACAGGCAGCACTGCTCCCCAGAGAGCAGCATGATGATTCACCCTACTGCTGTTTGTCCTGTCCCACTTTCACTCTCCCACACATATGGTGGTAATGCGTTACCAGACAGGGCATGAAGAGAAGGTTCTGGAAAGAGCACTATGAGGGGATGGAGGATGGGGAAAAGGGTTATGGTGGAGGGCTGTGGgaatgctggaatagtggagttCAAACACCCTGACCCAGTAACAATACAGGCAGGATTACTGTAAACCAATCAAGTTGATGATAACATGACAAGAGTAGTATGGTAGAGCAGCAGTGACACTGTCTGCAAAGCTCACATGATTCCAAGTGGTTTTTATATGGAGGTTCCTAGACAATGATGGACAATTAATGACCAATTCCAGTTACAGTGTAATAACACGTTGGAGCAGATCGTTGGGACACCAATGTGGTTTTTTTGCAGGGCTTCTCAAATGAAGAAGAGTGGAAGTCAGGTGGACTTTCTCTGCCTGCAACAAAGACAAATTAACTATTTCCATCAGTACACCAGTGGAGAAATACCTGTTTTATAATGGTTTCTAGAAGATCACAGACCTGCCAACATTATAAAAGTAAATGATTTGGGTTGAGAAGAGTCGTAATGCCTCAGCTCAGATGATTGCAATTGCACTGCATTTGTGTGGAAAAGGTCACACAGTTTTTGACGGTAAATGAGTTTCAGCCTGATAGGCTAGCTGTCGTGATAGTAGAAGTTTGAGTTTGGCAGACATCTTTACACACAGTAGTCGATAGTGTATAAACCAAGAGTTTATGAAGCATAGAGTCTTACTGAGCTCCTGATCTAACTACTGAGCACCATTAACAATGTTAACAACTATGTTATAACCCAATAGTTGACATTTAATAACAGGACATCTGAGAGTGCACACTTTAACAAACAATGACCAGAAAAAGATAAACTAAGCAAAGCTTAAATAGAGCTTGTTTGTGAAGATAGGACTCATAAACCATAAAGGGCCAATCAGCAGTTAAAACAAtaaccactgttttggtaaaaagctgagggatggagctggagaaatgtaatcactcatATTCatagacctatggatgcaaggactgaccatccatgatatcaacattatagttttaaccatgttttgaggctatacagagTTTGTTTACATTgaatttgtttacaaacattggagtaaaacaggcttatattttgggttctgaagTGGTAAGACATtaaaactaagctcatgaggcatttataagttacattcttcaagaatcaatggaaacATTAATTTATGTctaaaaatggatgtaacaactgccgattgcccctttaaagctCACCTTAAAGTCTTACTTTAGGTATGAGGCTGCGACTGTGATGACAAACTAAAATTATAGTGGAGCCTTATGTAACATGGCCATAAACAGactgtcagtgaaatacagaagcgcacaagcacagagagagagtagcTGAGTGTGGGACCAAGCAAGGGTCTTATAAAGATCTCAAGGAGAGAAGAGGCACACAGGAGGAATTTGGACACTTTATTTGGGCATGATGGGAGAAGGAAGGGCCATAACTGGCTGGAGCAGCCCagatgtaatgtgatgtgaaAGTGGAATCCCTCAAACTGATAATGAACTACAGTTACATGTTTGCTGTGCTGTGGGTCTGTTGTGGTTCATATACAGCGAGAGGAAGCATAGGGAACATACCACACCTCCAGATTGGAAACCTCTAATGATGGTCTGTTCATTTGAACGCTAACATACTGGAAATACTGTGTTGCATGGAGTCTTTAAGAACGACAAGGTTTGGATAACATTACAACTTTAAACTCAAACTGAATTAGAAACACAGGAGTAATTAAAGAGCCATTAGAGAGGTTACACCTTGGTAGGAAGGACACCTAGGCTACAAACAGAGCTCAGGCAAAGGGAGATGAGAAGACTGAGGCTTTGGGAAAACTACGAGATCCAAGAGAGGCAGACAAATTGTGCAAGTCATAATATTTGACAAAGCAAAGAAATAATGTGCACGTGTGTAGCTGGAACCGTTGAGAAAGATGGAGAAGCAGCGAGAGACAGAACACTGCTGTTCTGGATGGTGGAGGGGCATTTCCAAAGTTCCAGCTCCCCCCTCATCCACTGTCTGGCTATTTATGGTAGAAGGCCTCCTCAACCTAGGCTGAGAAGAATTCAGAAGGCTGGGTTCTTAACATCATCATTTGGGCTGTCTATGCACAGTAGGTCAGAAAGTTGAAACAAATTCTGGGCTTTGACTGATACATTTTTTGGTGAATTAATACCCAAGTGTCTGGGTGAATTTATAAAGTGTTTGTGTATAGTAGCTGATAGCAAACTGCTATTTGATAAACTGGTTAAAAGTCATGTTAAATCCCCACTGAATTGTCCAGGGTTTCAAGTACCGTGTAAAAAATCTATTCTTTTAATAGCCTCTCAGAAGTCTGGAATGTTGATTTCAGAGTAGTTTTTTTTAAGTCTGAGAAAGCTTACTGTACAAATACCTCCTCAAACATCCCAATACTGCATTTGTTACTTTGTAACAATATGCTGCTCAATAGTGCTGGCTAAAGACATGGGGAGCTTGAATGCTGAATGGAACTGCTGAAAGCTGCTATGTAAAAATGGAAAAGGAGATTTCACTAATACTTATAGACCTAAATGATCAAATCCGTGTTTTCAAATACACTATCCACTTAGAGTAGACAGACATGTGTGATCCAAGGAGCACCAACAGATTTGCAGATTCAGTCAGACTACAAAAACATTACAAGCACTGAAGGCAGTGCATTTATGTTGTGTACTAGTGTAGGtgacatcgtgtgtgtgtgtgtttgagtgtgtagcAGAAGAGATTTTCATTGAGTCGCATGTGACCATGTTTGGTAACGCTCTCCAGGCCCAGTCTGTGACCCAGCCCCTTGACCGGCGCACACGGTAGAGCTGGATTCAATCAGAGCCAAACAGTGGTTCAGATGCTTGTTTCTCTCTAACTCCTGTAGAATGGGCAGAAGAGGAGCGGTAGCTGGCACCCTCTCACACAGGTaactattatctatcctgttgcctagtcactatcccttttcatttttttaatttaacctttatttaactaggcaagtcagttaagaacaaattcttatttacaatgacagccaaacccgtacaacgctgggccaattatgcaccgccctatgggactcccaatcacagcctgttgtgatacagcctggattcgaaccagggtgtctgtagtgacgtctctagtactgagatgcagtgccttagaccgctgcgccactcaggtgccctacctatatgtacatatctagtTAAATTTCCTCAGACCCCTGCACAGACTGTACtgctaccccctgtatacagccaaactatcattgctcattgtgtatttatttctcGTGTTACTtttattctgcattgttgggaagggccgtaagtaagcatttcactgttagtctacatctgttgtttacaaagcatgtgacaattaaaatGTGATGGACTAGATAGACTGGACTGAGCCAGACAAACCTTAGAACCATCCAACACTACTGTACGCATTCTGACTACGATGCATCCAACATGCAGTATTTTCATAAAATTGTCTCAGTTTCTGTGCACCAGTGTAAACAAAATGCATGAAAGTCAATGGTGTTTGAATTGTTACTCTGAAGCCAAAAAGCAATGATTGAGACAAATCTTTTTTCTGTCTTCAAATTTATTGAAGAGCAAAACTTTCAAGTAAGTCTCAACTTTCAGTGCTACAACGACATCATTAGTAGTGGTCATTGTAGACAATCTAAATCACATGGTGTTGAGACAGGGACCCTAAGGCCCGTGTATTGTTCTTTTCACATTAAAATATTCAGAAAATAATAATGAAACAAATGTCATTGCATTAAAATAAGAAAAAGAAAAACCAAAAACCCACTGGCAACATTTGATCTatgcttttttccctcattagTTCATGTTCACTCGTTTCATCACCATCATTTATATTAGTTATTTTATTGACTTAATTTGTTCTATCTCCGCACCTCCTGGTGACTTAAAGGATGTGACTGCTGCGGTCTACAGATATGCTCCACGGGTGAAGGAGGACTATCCGAGAGAGTCCACAAAAAGCTGGGGCAAGAATTCATTGATTCAGTCAAAGGTTATTTACTGGCTAATCCATGACATTTAGTATCAAAATGGCTAAAAGTCTTGTGGCTAAGTTCAACCTTACAAAAGAGATAAAATGCATGCAATGCAGCTGAAATAAATGCAACAGTTCTACCAGTTCTTCCAGGAGCTACAATATGTCCTCATTTCTCACCAGGGCCCGAGACCATTTGTACCTTCTCTTAATAAACAATATTAGCCTTTCAAAGGGATAAAAGGCCACAC
This genomic stretch from Salmo trutta chromosome 32, fSalTru1.1, whole genome shotgun sequence harbors:
- the LOC115170563 gene encoding calponin-1, whose protein sequence is MSKNFKGGPSFGLSAEVKSKLAQKYDPQKEEELRLWIQDVTGKKIADPFMENLKDGVILCELINTLQPGSVRKINTSPQNWHQLENIGNFVRAITVYGMKPYDLFEANDLFENTNYTQVQSTLITLAGIAQSKGFHSKHDMGVKYATAHQRRFAPDMLKEGRNVIGLQMGTNKLASQKGMTSYGTRRHLYDPRGGMENPLDQSTISLQMGTNKGANQSGMTAPGTRRHIYDKSLGLEECDTSTVSLQMGTNKMASQQGMTTYGLPRQVYDNKYCSNPDEFVNNGERAEFDGTMYYD